The following is a genomic window from Chitinophaga caseinilytica.
GGCCGCATCGAAAAAGAATTTACGGCCGGAACGGTGGAAAGGAATAAAGTCTATTTCACGCTCGACAACTTTGCCATGTGGGAAATCCTCAAGGAATGCAAGGCGAAGCGATTGCAGCCGGGGAAAGACGTGGGCATCCTGTCGCACAACGACGAGCCGGCGAAGGAATTCGTGGGCATCACCACCTATTCGGCCGACTTTGCCGCGATGGGCAAAATGGCTGCGGAAGCCGTTCTCAGCCGCGAAAAGGTGCAAACCACGATCCCGACCACACTGGCGCGGCGGGCAACGCTCTGATCCTGAACATTATCCAATTTAACGACATCAACATGCGATACATTTATTGCCTGCTGTTGCTGCTGCCCCTTGCAGGCCGCGCGCAGCGTACCTGGACCATGACCGGCGATGGCGGGATCCACCAGGAAGTGGCGTCCCGGCCGCCGCATACCGACCATCTCGAAATGAGCGGGAAGCAGCTTTCGGCGATCGTACATTATGGTTTCAACGAAACCGGCAAGCCCGTTTTCAGCCGGAAACTGGTTTTCCCTATGCTGCGTTCCATCCCCAACAATACCCGCGCCAACCTCATCCGCGAATTCAAAGGCAGTGCGATGGATGCGGTTTTGATAGATGGTAAGCCGGTCACGGAATCCATCCGGAGTTTTTACATTCATGGCAAACTGGTTTGTGAAAGCCGGATCGGGACGGATGTCGTGCTAACGCGGCGCCTTTTTCCTTCGACCGGCAAAGCGGCGTTCGTGGAAGCCTATCACCTGGAGAACCGGGGCAAGCAAAACCTCGTGCTCGATATCCCGGAAACGGACAGCAGCATTTTGACGGACGCGGCCAAAGGCGTCTACGGCGCGTACGTGGTACAGGTGAAGACCTGGAACGGCGGGCGGAAGGCCCTCGCGCCTGGGCGCTTCGTGGATTTTCATGTCGTGTATTCTGCCCGGAAACAGGCGGATCCCCCGTTTTACATCGATCCCGCTTTTGAGGAAAGCCAGCGGATGGCGCTGGTGAAGGAAGTGGAAGACAAACTGGTGCTCCACACCCCGAACGATACCATCAACCGGATGTTCGCATTCGCCAAGCTCCGCGCGGCGGAAAGCATTTACGAAACGAAAGCCGGCCTCATGCACGGCCCCGGCGGCGGGGAATATTACGCGGCCATCTGGGCCAACGACCAGGCGGAATACGTGAACCCGTTTTTCGGGTATCTCGGTTATGACGCCGGACTGGCTTCGGCGCGCAACAGCTTCCGCATTTTCGCGCAATACATCAACCCGGAATATAAACCCATTCCCAGCTCCATCATCGCGGAGGGCGACAGCTACTGGAATGGCGCGGGCGACCGGGGAGACCAGGCCATGATCGGCTACGGCGCGGCGAAATATGCGCTCACGGTGTCCAATCCGCAGGATATGACGGCATTGTGGCCGCTCGTGAAATGGTGCAACGAATACATGCTGCGCAAAAAATCAGCGGACGGTGTTTATTTTTCGGATTCGGATGAACTGGAAGGGCGCTTCAAAGCCGGGAAGTACAATCTTTCCACCAACGCGCTGACCTACGCCTCGCTGTTGTATGGCGCGCGGATGGCGGACTGGATGGGAGAGCGGCAGGTTTCGGCGGAATGGAAGTCGGAAGCGGACAAACTTAAAACGAACATCGAAAAATACTTCGGCGCCAATGTGGAGGGTTTTAATAGCTATCGCTATTTCGACGGGAACGATAAGCTCCGCGCCTGGATCTGCCTGCCGCTGGTGATGGGCATAAACGACCGGAAAGATGGGACGCTGGCGGCTTTGCTGTCGCCCAAGCTCTGGAGCCCCGACGGCCTCCTCACCGAATCCGGCTCTAAAACGTTCTGGGACCGCTCTACGCTGTACGCTTTCCGCGGTATTTTCAAGGCCGGGGCTACGGACACGGCATTGAAATACCTGGCGTATTATTCTTCGAAACGGTTGCTGGGCGAGCACGTTCCCTATGCGATAGAAGCCTGGCCCGAAGGTGACCAGCGTCATCTTTCGGCCGAAAGCGGGCTGTATTGCCGCGCTATCGTGGAAGGGATGTTCGGCTTCGACCCGGTCGGCTATAAAGCCTTTGCGGTATGCCCAAAGCTCCCGTCGAAATGGGGGCGGATGTCTTTGCAGAACGTGTACGCTTTCGGTACGGTCATCGATCTGTCCGTGCAACGCAACGGCAGGAATTATAAGATCATTGTGAAGGAAAAAGGCAAACCGGAGCAATCCCGGGCCTGGGACGGGAAACAGCCCGTTTATTTCAACCTGTAAAATATGAACGCCGTCACCCTCATCGCATTTTTTATCACGGTGGCCACCGCCGCATGGCTGGTGTGGCGAAGTGCGCGGAGGACGAAGCCCGTTACCGCAGCGGGACTGTTTTTCGGCAACAGGGACCTGGGTTTCGTGGCGGTGGGCTGCGGACTGATATTCGCCAACATCAATACCACCTCGTTCATCGGTGAAAACGAGCTCACGTTCACCAACAACATGAGCGTGATGGCCTGGGGCGTAACGTCGGTGGTGGTGATGATGGTGGTGGCGGAATTCATCCTGCCCATTTACCTGAAAACCGGCATTTCCACCACGCCGGATTTCCTGGAGATGCGGTACGACCGGCAAACCAAAACCTTCGTATCGCTCATTTTCCTGCTCAACTATATCGTGAACCTCCTGCCATCCGTGCTGTATGGCGCCGCTGTGGCGCTGGAAGGGCTTTTTGGCGTGTCCGAACTTACCGGTTTGGGTTACTGGCCAACGATTTGGCTGTTGGTGGCCGTGATGGGCGCGCTTGGCACGCTGTTCTCCCTCAGGGGCGGGTTAAAAGGCATGACGGTTTCCGGGACGATGCTGGGCCTGGCGATGTTTACCGGTGGATTGCTGTTGCCGTATTTCGCGTTGCGGCATCTCGGTCTGGGCAACTGGCAAACCGGGCTGGAAACTGTGCTGACAACGGAAACGTATCGCCTGAACGCCATCGGCGGCCCGCACGATGCCATTCCTTTCGGGACGATTTTTACCGGCATGTTGCTGGTCAATTTATATTACTGGAGCACGGAGCAATACATCGTGCAGCAGGCGCTCGGCTCCCGCGACCTGGCTTCCTGCCAGAAGGGGATGGCCCTCGCGGGACTGGGGAAACTGGTGTTGCCGCTGCTGCTCAATGTGCCGGGGATCGTGGCGGCGCATATCTATGGAAGCCTGCCGCATTCCGCATCTGTGTTTTCGACGCTCATCCGCGACGTGGCGCCGCCCGTGTATACGGGTTTCATGGCCGCGCTGCTGGCAGGTGCATCGCTCACCACGTTCATCGCCGGTATCAATAGCTCCGCAACGCTATACGTGCTGAACCTCCGCAAAGGCGCGCCCGGCGGGATGCGTACGGCGCGCAGGTTCGAGGTGCTGCTCTGCGCGAGCGCGGTTTGCATAGCACCGTTCATTCATTTCACGCAGGGTGGTTTATATACCTGGTTGCAGAAAGTAGGCGCCTTGTTTAGTGTTCCCATCTTCACGATCATGGTCGTGGGTTTTTTGACGCGCCGCGTTCCCGCGCTGGCGGCCAAAGTCGGGCTGGCGTTCTTTATTGCGTGCTACGCGATGTCGCAGTTCGTGGTGGACGTCGGGATGCATTTCCTGCACGTGTTGGCTATTCTTTTCGTGGTGACGGTGTTACTCATGCTGGCTATCGGGAAATGGCGGCCGCGCGAGGCGGCGTTTGTCTTGCAATGGAACAATCTGGTGGAAGTGACGCCGTGGAAGTGGCGGTACCTGGCCATGGGGTTGCTGATTGCATTGGTGATCGGGCTGTATGTTGTTTTTTCGCCGTTGGGTTTGGCGCGGTGAGGAATCGAATAGTGGTGTGATCCAATAGGGAATGAATAAATGTTGACAAAAAATAATATATTGTCATTCGGAATGCTGTATTCCTTAACTTTTAGAGCAAAGACCTAATGTCCCGACTTGTTTCCAAATTCTGCGTATCTGTAATGCTTCCATCTCGAAAAAAAGGACATGTATATTCACAGAAGAAACTTTCGATTCTAAGAATAGTAATGATGTTGATTGTCGGTCTCGTTTGTTCATCAGCCAAATATCAATCTATTGAGGGCATCAATGATACGACCGCCAAATCTGAACTTCAAATGAGTAGGCAGGCCGTCTTAACAGTAAACTTAAAACACTTTGCAGATATGATCTGGGGAACGCTGAACTTTGATAGTAGTGTCATGGAAAAACGTATACCTGGATCTAATCGCAATGGTTTTATCCAAGCTGGCAAGCAAGACTATGCCTTTGAAGTGGAACCCTCGACTGACCGGGTTTTTGTAACATTTACGAACGAAGCTCACCCTTTGGTAATATTGATTTTTGCTGCTACGCTACTTGCTTTATTACCTTAGCAACAAGATACAAATAGTCAAACCCGGAAATATGAAAATTGATATAAGTAAGGAAGAAATAAACGCTCTCTATGCCAGGGCAAAAGTACTTTATCATAGATGTATCAATGGAAATGACAATGAATCTTTACAGGTCGAAATAGGTATTCCCCTAAACTCAATCAGAGTCGTTGGAACCGAAGCGAAGATCGCTTTTGCGTTTGATGATCCGGATCGGTATACCTTGGAAGCATGTTTGTACCTTTTCAATAGCGAGTCTGACCTACTTGGTAAATATATGTATGTCGAAGATGATAAAGGAAATGCGGTGTCAGACGACCTGATATTTTACTAACATTCAATAAAAACGGCCAGCACCTGAGTGCCGGCCGTGTTTTGGAAAACTATTTCAACCTTTTCTTCAAATCATCCCAGGCGTAGTAGTGGAACACGCGCCCGTTGCTCATGGCAACGAACAGCCCCCCCGGGAATTTACCCCCGAACGTCACCGGCGTGATCTCCGACCCATCGCTTTCGATCGTGGAAACAGGCACTTCGCCCACAAAATCGTTCTTCCCTTCCCGGCGGAAAATCATGAATGAATTCGCCTGTTGGTTGGAAACGAGGAGGTACCCCGTGCTGTCGCGCTCCGGATACAGGGAAATGCCCTCGTGATCAGACGCAAAGCCCTGCTGCCCGAAGAAGCCCAGCTCCCGGTCGTCTTTCCGGTCGGGATCGGCGAAATATTTGCGTACGCCCACCGTTTCGTCGGAATAATAAACATGCCCGAGCGTATTGTCGACGGCGATCGCCTCTATTTCCTTCTTCCCGCTGTATTTCCCG
Proteins encoded in this region:
- a CDS encoding solute:sodium symporter family transporter translates to MNAVTLIAFFITVATAAWLVWRSARRTKPVTAAGLFFGNRDLGFVAVGCGLIFANINTTSFIGENELTFTNNMSVMAWGVTSVVVMMVVAEFILPIYLKTGISTTPDFLEMRYDRQTKTFVSLIFLLNYIVNLLPSVLYGAAVALEGLFGVSELTGLGYWPTIWLLVAVMGALGTLFSLRGGLKGMTVSGTMLGLAMFTGGLLLPYFALRHLGLGNWQTGLETVLTTETYRLNAIGGPHDAIPFGTIFTGMLLVNLYYWSTEQYIVQQALGSRDLASCQKGMALAGLGKLVLPLLLNVPGIVAAHIYGSLPHSASVFSTLIRDVAPPVYTGFMAALLAGASLTTFIAGINSSATLYVLNLRKGAPGGMRTARRFEVLLCASAVCIAPFIHFTQGGLYTWLQKVGALFSVPIFTIMVVGFLTRRVPALAAKVGLAFFIACYAMSQFVVDVGMHFLHVLAILFVVTVLLMLAIGKWRPREAAFVLQWNNLVEVTPWKWRYLAMGLLIALVIGLYVVFSPLGLAR